The genomic DNA TACCTTCAAATAGTCCATCCTTGTAAATGTGATTTCTCATGACAGTTTGAGGGATTGTCAAAAATGCACTCTGACTCCAGGATGAACTCAATGgatttttgaggtcaaaggtcaaggccatTTGGCTTCTTTTCCATCCGTAATTTGTGAAGTTGGTATCTAACGAACACTCAGAGAGATTTTCTTCCACCTAAGCCTCTTGTTCATCCCATTCATATAAGATTTCTTTTAATCATACTAACACAGAGAGTTCCCCAGTCCTTCTTGATCCACCATGGTACTTTGACTCTCAGGTGATTGAACACATTGTAGAACCACTGGGGTGTAGTTCTAGGTTAATAACTTTTTATTAGAAATGTATATTTCCACATATCTGAATATCATTGCACATAAAAGAAATCatgctattttttaaagattattttttgggcttttatttagagaggacagctgaagagagacaggcaATATTGGTAGAGAGAgatgggggaagacatgcaccaaaaacCACCGAGACAGTGAGTGtgttgaggactacagcctctgtaagTGGGCGCCTGCTCAACCCACTGAGCCAAACTGGCGCCCAAATCTTATGAATTTCACAGATTAATAAAAACTGCATCGCCTTGTAACATCCTGACTcaccctttcccaaacttcagtatgcTGTGGCCCAATTTGAGACCCAAAAACCTTCATGGGGCCGACCAAGATCCTTGTACAATCATAACAGAAGACAgatatttaccttttatttataATTCTTTGGTTCAAAAACAGGGGATTCCAATGCAAATACATATCTCTCAGATACTTTAACATTACTCGAAAGTGTTTGTGGGGTCACAAAGTACAATTATGAGCCCCTGCTATTTACAGTTGCAATCAAAATCATTCAACCCTCTTTGGAAATCAGGATTATTTAGAAAATTTACAGAATTTCTGCTTCttgcaatgaacaaatcaaacagaGGGATTGAAATAGCTAAACACAACCAATGCTTCAAGTGGTTTTCCCCAATCCAACGGAAAATGCAACTTATAACGATTTCTCCAGTCTCAGTATTATTCAACCTCTGAACAGAATCTCTCTCAACAGCTCAAATATACaaaaccagtgttgtttcaacACACCTGATATAAGTAATCAAAGGCTTCATTTGTTGGACCAGTTTTGATGAGCTGAAACTCATGAAATACCTGAAGTGCAAGGGATTTGGTGAATGTCACGTTTGACTGCATGTTagaaatatgaaatagaaaaatgttagaaataaGGCAAGGTCAGAAGAGTGATTCAAAAAGTTAAGATAAGAGATCAGTGTCCTTCACAAACAAGGAACAGGATACAAAAAGATAGCGAAGTCACTGAATTTTCCCAGTTTGCAAGTTCAAAGTTACAGGATCAGTGGTTCCACTACCTGGACGGGGCAGAAAAAAGAAGCTATTAATCGCTGCAACCAGATATCGGTGAAGGCAGGTTGTGAAAAATCCTCTAAGGACTGCAAAAGACCTCCAGCAAAACTTGGTGGCAACAGGGACTGAGGTTTCAGTGTGTACACCAATGCGCGTACTGAACGTAGACCACTTCCATGTCAGAACTCCAAGATGCACACCACTACTGAACCAAAAGCTCAAGAAAAGTCAGCTCCAATACGCTCAAAATCTTATTAATAAGCCTGAGAGGTTTTGGGACTCTGTTCTGTGGAGCGatgaaacaaaactggaaaTTTTTGGCACAGTGGATCAGCAgtatgtctggaggaagaagaatAAGACATACACTTAAAAGAACACTGTGCtaacagttaagcatggtgGAGGCTCGGTTATGCTCTGGGGCTGCTACTGGAAACCTGCAGCATGTGGAAGGCAAAATAGATTCACTGAAGTATCAGGAAATCCTTAAAGAAAACCATCTGTGAGGAAACTGAAGCTTGGAGGTCACTGGACTTTCCAACAGGAAAATGATGATAATGCATCCTAAGCATACCTCAAATTCCACCAAGGCTTGGTTGCAGAAGAAGTCCTAGAAGATTCTACAATGGACATCACAGTcacctgacttgaaccctatagAAAATCTCTGGTGGAGTTTGAAGAAGGTGGTTGCAGCATGCAGACCCAAGAATATTACTGGAGGCCATTGCTGCCAGAAGCTGGTGTCTGGCTGTGCATCTCgtttgcagcaggtcatagaaACAATATTGAGCGCTACCTGGTATTAAAGATGCTTGCCATGAAGTATTTGTCAATGAGCTCCAATGGCCAGCTCTCTAACTTTAAGCCTCACCAgacaacttttaaagtaaacatgGATCAAATTACGTATTGTAAGCAAAATGAGTTACTCATTTTAAACTATTATCTTAACGTGTTATTCCCCTCAGCTCTCTAGGGGTTTAGAACCACGTGTTTTGCTCATAGTTTTGTCCTTTCAGGCCTAAATCACAGTAGTTGTAGCCCacaatttgcatatttttccaTCTGATTTACACACTGCATTCATCCTGCACAGCTTCAAACAAAGCAGACAGATTAAGATGGCTTAGGGCTGTTTAATGTATTGAAGTATCTTTGCAATAGAATGGTATTTTCTTTCAGGAGTTACCCGAAACATAGAACCAAGGAGGAAGAATGAAGTTTGAGTTTTACCCATGttggtttatttatttctgaatttaaatgttaaGCTGAAGTGTAAATAATGTATGAAAGCTTAGATACTTTGAATCCTCTTGGACTTCTGCTGATTTGACAAGAAACACAGTAAATAAGAAGAATAAAACAGGCAACACAGTGTAAGCTAACAttgatttttaatcatttatacACTCTTGACTACGAGGCAAAGTCAGCAACATTATTGCTGAAGGAAGTATTGTTTGAGCATTTTTACACAGCTGCTTTGGTTTGTTTGGCTTCACCACAGTACAGGTACATTCACTGTGCTGTCCATAAATactgtacaaaaataaaaggagCTCTGGCACACGATAAACTCGCTCTATTGGTGGATTTCTGCTCCTCGACGAGGAAATCATAAGGCCTTGGTAAATGACATTTACAGTGCACACTTTCATCTATTAGCATCATTTTAAATAGAATAATCTATCTCACATATGTGTGGGATTTCTGGAGTTTCCTTTGTGtccacacacacaaatgtcCATGTGAAAGTGCATTAACAAAAGAAATAAGAGCGTATAGATTCAGGTCTCGGCACagatgcaaaaaataaacaacaaaaaaattggttCATTTAAAGAAGCAATTCCTAAACATTGAGTCACAGCTGTGCCTTGAGCTGACTTtatacacacttttttttttttttttttttacaatttaagtaTCGATGTTCAGTGTCATTCAGTTCACCCAGTGCAAATGTGCTCCACATCCACCCTAACCctccaaaaacacaccaaaaggAAGAAAGTGTGTTTTTCTATGTGCTCCACCTCATTTCAGTCTGTAATGGCAGTACTTTCCCCACCAGGTGGAGCTCTCTCCTCTTGCAGCAGGCAGTATCTCGTCTCCATGTTAGGTCCATGTTAGGTCCAGCATCATCTACAGACGACATATCTGGTGTTTGCTGTGCGAGGAGGGGCTCAGCTCGTAGAAGAGGACGTAGGCGTTGCTGCTGCGGACCTGGCTGGAGGACACAGGGCACACCCTGCATGGGACAGACAGCAGACAATGGGATTATTACTCTGATTGTTTCTAAGAGGAAGCAGGCTCATAAGCAGGAATTAtggttttatacatttttttattaactaaATATGGGTGGAAAGCCATTGTCAAAAACATTCCCGAATGGATGCATGCATACACCTACTCTTAacttttaatgtgacaaaaggTGCAAATACCTATGACAGTTTCAATGAGTTCAACTTAATTTTAAGCCcacttcagaccaaagatttatAGCACAATAAGACTGTTTCAGTTGGTTTAGCATCAGCACCCATCACCACCTTCTTACAGGGTTCTTACacaatttttaaaaccaaatttaagactttttaagacctgagcTGATAAATTAATACCATATTTTGTgctgaaaatggtcaaaagtgaaGAGCAAGTGAGATTTCCTGGTGCACCAGACATAGCTTAAATAAATCGGGTTTAATGCACAGTAAATGAAATGTCAATTGATACAAGGTCAAGAGATGTTTTGGTCATAAAcacccaaatttgatgatttctgatACATTAAATGCCCCTTTCCTATCAATACACACCATAGTGATATTTATCAAAACATTCACAACAAgcatatgcaaaaaataaaaaaacaaatacaggtcagtagaaaacaaagacacattGAAGGCAATGTGCCTTCTAAAATTTTAAACCACTCACTAGTAGAAATTagacttttttctcactttttatgGCCAATTGCAAGCAGATGCAAGTTCCAATGAGTTCAATTAAGAAAGTGTGTGTATAAAAATACATGGTATAAACATATTGAAAATTTCGGAAAACCTTAAGATTTTACTGTTGTATCCAAGTACATACCTGGAGTCATTGTAGCTGTACCACTCGCCAAGTGCCTGGTTCTTGCAGTACGCTGTGTAATGACCTCCCAAGGCGTTCCCCGAGTGGTTGGACACGGCGTACAGGTTGTACACAGGACGCTCTGCAAGAgaggacagacagacacagactgTCAGTTCGCCGTCATCAAATCCAGTCGACCTTGGACTGAAAGTGGACCAatcatcctcctctcctttcttGTCTTGTGAAAGTACTCACCACTACTCTCTGAGGAAAACTCCCGCAGGTCGAGCTCTTTGAGAGGGAAGTTAACGTAAGTGGACAGCTTGGTGGTTCGGATGTTGGAGTCTGAGAATCGCTTCAAGTCTGAGAGGAAAAATGAGTCAAGGAGCCCACACTGGTCCAAAACATCTGTCATACACTGTAATTAGTCCCTGAGGGACATTTCAAAACTATCTCTTAAATTaatcttttatcttttaattccCTGATTTTCACTGGAAAATATATTAATGATAAAGACAATTTCACCCCACACCTATTTAACAGATTTTGTTAGAAAATACTTTGAATCGCtgaaataaaaagctaaaaatatatAGAAGTTTAATTGCAACTATCTAACTGACTCAAGGTAGTAACTACCTTTattagggccatttttgatgTTCTAAAGTTGAATTGTGTGATGATTTTGTGACTCAGTGAAtgcagaaatgggctaaaaattaaaaaatgtgacttatttttaatttcaatggTTTAccacagctgcagacagacaaTGTGTAGACAGTGTGTAGACATTGTGCAGGGAGGAGAATTTAGAGCAGTTCTTTTTTACTGAAAACAGCTGCATTGTGCTAGAAACAAACTGATAAGATAagagaaaagaggttaaagaggctcaaaaggttagggttagggttagggtttggaTTTGTTGTTGCTATAAACAGTAAACATCATCACAGCATCAAGTGAAGCTGATATCATGTCCATACATCCACTCAAGTATAATATTAATACTAAAAGTTTCTTCATATGGATTTAAGTATTTTTGCAGTTTGTAAAATGTGCATCACAAAGTCTGTAAATGAGTAAGATGACCAACCAACCTGGACTAGACTGCAGCCAGTCACCCTCTCTGTGTAGCATCCAGTTTGCAGAGAGGGTGACTGGCTGAAATCCACCATCTCTCCATGACCTGTACACCCTTGGGATGCTCATGCATGCAGGTAAGATTGCACCCCTCTCACCCTGGACATGGACATCTATGCCAAGTGTGCAAAATGTAGAGATAAAAATTCTTCATTCTTAAGTTACTTCTGTGTCCCTAAAGAAGTGAAATATTCAAAGCAATCCAGCTTGtttcagtccagttttgtcatgttttagcTTATTAACCTCTAATCTTAtccgtgtttcctcagctgatgtccatctaGCAAACCTCCATTCTCACTTGTTCTGACGGGAAATCCATGTCTTTTAAGAGATCAGGATCATTgggctcagctcagtaaagctggttgtttggcttccAATCAGCTCttgatttggtaccagtttggctttttaaatgtggaccaaataacgacaaaggatgactctacttctgggatttctttgcccagctctttgtgaaTGACTCAGCACTTGGTACTTAGTAATTAGatgttgtgaagtctaatggATGGCGATGAGAGATCTCACATTTTGCTTGATTCATTGTTGGTGTtcattatgaaaaaaacaaacaaaaaacaacaacaacaacaaaaaacaacgtAGATTTTAGGTGCTTTGCCTtaaacactgcatggcagcacttGAGTCCAaatggacctgaagcactttgtggcacttactgatgtttcTTCTCGTCTAgatcttgcttgtgttgttcCTGCCCTCAAATGTATGTTGCTTTGGATAGAAgagtctgctaaatgacatcgTAACATGACGGAAAGGAAACTGgaactcaaacaggagctagctaccttggctaacataaaagagccatttCATTGAACAGGCTCGTTCACTCATCACTCGGTCACTcgccccacaaggtttatttggttaatAGCATATCACCGTTTCAATTATAAAGCACGTCTGTGACAaaatttgcttttttgaaaagttaaaggggctcagctagcatCTTAGCTCAGTaaaagactcctcaagactctagTTTCCTTTCTTCTGGAAAGATGATGCTGGGATGTCTGCagaactgagtaatttgtgatattgattaCCACCAAGCCAGGCAAATCAGTTAAACCGTGGTAAAAAGTCACTGTTTTGTAGAGCAGGAATTATACTCAATGTTCGTAGAAATTTTCGGATGATAATTTCAGTGTGGAGATCCATTTAAGAacaaactttcctccattcccattcatttctaATAGCTGTCCCCAACTTCCTGACTCCAAACGGACATTTGAATCACATGATTGCCAACCTGTTTTTGCACCTCTATAcacacttttttcatgtttatattatatttcatattttcaatttcaatctTCATTCTTCTTCTATGTTATCTGTTTTGCACCAGACACCAAGTCACATTCcttgtatgtaaaaatgtactaATTATTCCAAACTGCCCATGCATTTAGGACTTATAACTAGTTTAGTTCATGCTTACATGTTATTTGCATGCAGAAAGCCTCACAAAAGCAAATCGACAGGAAAGGATACGAAGCACGAGGATCTGAGGGAACTTCTGTATGCTGAATCTTTTGGTACATTTCCTCCTGGTTTTGCATTTGTTGCATGTctgaaagaaagaggaagagaaagagcagTAAGACACTGCTTTCAATCCCTACATCATCATTGCAAAGTAAGTGTGATGCGTCATGTGATGCTTCTCACCGGTCTCTCTTCTCCATCCAACACGTCCTCTTTAGTAAAGAGCCTCAGACAGTCTTTGAGAGTCACTTCACCAGAGCTCTTCTGCACAGAGAAAAAGCAAGCATAAAtcagaaagcagcaaataaagacagaagagTTTCTTTTTATGTGGTTAAAATATGATCAGAGACTGTAAGGATTCTGATCGTACCTGTGCTACAGGAATGGACAGGTCCCAGAACGGATCAAACACCGTGGAGCGGAAGCCACAGACGGTGCAGGTCACAGAGCTTTTCAGCTGTCCGACAAATAAATCTAATAGGAAGAAACATGAGAAACAACTGATGATACAAGGCAAAAGAGATCAGGGATGACAACTCTGGTTAAAAGCCAAAATGCTGCACATCAGAGTAAATCTCTTACCTACAACtttgctgtcctctctctccagATACATATTCcacattttctttcctttttcctcatcactgtgaataaaaaacagacaaagaacTAGGTCAAACCAGTGTTTGTCTCACTCCCAAAACCATTTTCATTACTGCACTTCTTTATTAGTctactttctttatttttagacAGCTTAGGGACAAAAGTTTGATTATTTAGGTTTGAGGTTGAAGCTGCTTTGAAAAAATCCCATGCAATTCATAATTGGACACACATTTTGTACAgaatgaatcaaattaattgcATGGTAATTATAAGTAATTACACTGCCTGTTTCCAGCTCAAAGGGCATTTTAGATGCAGTCAGGCGTGCAGCAGCGTGTTTTCTTTGGCAGTGAGAGGTGTCAGTGACAGGGCACGTTATGAGTGACTTATTGGGAGCAGAGGTGAGATGCGGAGGTGTGTGCCTGCGTGTTAAACGCTGACTTACCAAAGATGGTCAAAGTCCTCGACAGACACCTTAGGGCGGACTGTCACTCTGTTCACTTCATTGTGGAGACCATCCAATAAGAAGCGGAGAAACTCCTGGGCGTCCTGCTGACTGTGGAGAAAAGGAATGACTGTTAACTAATTTTTACTCACATTGTACCACctatttccatgtttctgaaataaaattttcaatttaaaaaatgccattaaaagGTGGAGGAAAGACGCACTTGCAGCCCACAAATTTGGGGGCATATCTTTGGATCTGGTTCCTGAAATCAGACGGGCTGATGGCCTCGTTGTTCTCAGACGTCCAAAGACTGTGAGTCAGCTTTGCAAACTctgaaacagcaaaaaaggggaaaattatAGAAGATTAGGccatatgacttaaaaaaaacacacgtAATTTGTGAGAAAAATGACTTTTGAAATTAAAGTATGCCTCTTTCTAAAACTCCTTCACTCCCAAATCTGAAAAGTCACAAATATAATCTTGGCTTTTTAGTtaattttggggatttttttcttgatttgacTGGGAAGCTGTTGAGAGGTAAGTAAGTATGGAAGTATGGAGTATGGAAAGAGAAAGAGTGGTATGGCATGCATCAAAACAGCATCTGGATCAGGATGAGGACTAGGGctggcaattaatcaaaattagattaaatcacaacatgtacgattaaaattttcaatttgcagagggtgcaatatttctttaacctgcagcagagattttatgctctacaccagtggttctcagcttcaggacccacttttgggtcctgaagCTCTTTCTAGTGGTCATGAATGTGccatgagataaaaatgtggcaaaatgtctATATACAGAATGCTTAAGTGGATGTACAGTAAATTCAAATGTGTATTTCTCAGGTTTGGAAATGTCAGTTTTGTCTtgacatttctgcttttttatctcctttttttgGATATCACAGCTGCTGTTCCCAACATAATAAAGTCTTCGAGAAGTTACCAAATTTTCTAGGCTGTCTCtcgaaaatgaagaaaacaagaaGGTACTTgcactttctgtttttctgtgtttaattttgtccatttttttaaatgtttaattctatctgttatttttttgtctgtttataatttcattattaattttgtttatcattattactattattatcatgattatttttttctgcataaaaCTCCCCATACTAATGACCATAACACTCTAATGTCACAACAGTTCTCCTTCTGAAAATCTTTGCTATAGGCCTCCAATAGTCAATATTGCTGTCTTAACAATGTGttccttgtatttttttttttatttttatattattattcatttttattattattatatataaatttttattattatattctaATATTATGAATATATATTAATggatacacatttttattttatttatgtatttttttttttattttcctcccaCCTTCATCTCTCACTGTCCCTCATGTACCACTTGAATATCACTTATCTGTCTTGTTATTTCTCACcaataagaaaattaaaaaaaataaataaataacaatataaatgcatgttcaTCCTTAGCCCTGTTTCTTTAttcaatatgtttttttcccccattttggGTCCAAAATGCAactttcattaaataaatttaagtGGTTGAACACTTTCAAAAAACCTGGGTTGCAACTTCTGCCCGACCAGCTGAGAACTATTGCTCTActcattatgcaaacatttatgtGCCATTTTTCTAGCATAGTTGGCAAAAAAATACTACTTCATATTTTGGAAAAAGTTTTTCctattaaaaatgataatttccTTCAACACAACAGCTCACATggtctttttttcaaaatcattcaggCCTGTTTAAGCACCTGTATGAACCATAATCTTTAAACTGAGCTTAATGAAGAGCAGGATGTACTTTTATGGTCAAAGTTCTTTCCTAGCTAACCTGTATTACTAGTTTTGGGTGTTGGTGCTCTCGTGATCTCTAAATGTGATGAAATATTTCTTACTTATGATCCGTATACCTGTAGTCACCTTTTTTTCCAGAGATTTCAAACACACATCACTTCAGCAATAATAATTATTACATTGACTCATGTGATGGGACTGGTCCAGATGTTTTGACAGTGACGTACTGACATTTACATGTGTCAAGAAAGTCACGGAGAAATTCTGGTTCAGTTCCATGAACTAATGAGGCATTTTGTCCTCACCTTTGTTGAATGTGGCTGAGATACCTGAGACTACAGACGTTCAGTCTGGCAACGTTTTGACTCTTTGGAGACATAATGCAACTGTCAATGCTTACATCGTTGCCCTTGTTTTCgggttttatcttttaaatgatACAAGCTCCATACTTTGATGATTCACGTAACAGTGTGGGACACTGGGAGCAACACTTAAAAAGACCTTCAGATCAGGGCTGCATGGTTTTGGCCAATGTGATGATCACGGTTATCAATCATGGTTATCTATTAATTTTAAGGACTTTTGTattgtttaaagtttatttaaaaacatttatccTGCTACTCATCTGTCACCAGGGCCGGACTGAGCCAACAACCTGACCGGGCTTTCTTTTTGCCCACATCTTCCTCTTACAATTCCGCAAACATCACCCAGCAATGATCCAACACATTTATGAtatcaataacattttaaatttaaaggatTGCTCTCAATTCCATTTCTACGACTCTGGGAAGGCCAAAGTTGTGATTgctattaaaattaaattaattgttcagccctacttcagaatttagtcatatttttacctgaaGTTCCTGCAAGTGAAGATGGAACGCTAAATTGTACCCAAACATTGCTGATGCATTTGTGCAAATTAGAGAGACTGCAAGACTTTGCCTGATTTTATGGTAAATCCAGGAAATGATCCAATATTGGGTGCCTTGGACTTCTATtattgttgctgtggtatctgGACAGGTGTCCATATCagttgatttttactagaactgtgtcaaaattttaaaaatctagtaTTTAACACGCCTAGGTGGGATTGTATTTTAATTGGGAGATTACCAGAGTGAACATGCTGTGCAAACACTCCCTCTAAACACAGGGCGTGCAGCACAAACTGAACTGAGCTGAACATTTTAATTGTGTTCCTGATTAGACTAGCTGGGATTATTTCAGAAAGTAAGCCAGTCGTCAGAGCTCGTACAGATAATTAGCGCAGCACAGCATAAGGCGGCACATTTGACCGACAATACGTGACCTACTGCTGGGCCATAAAGTGAGTCAGCACACTTACAAGAGCTATAATGTTCCTCATAAAGCTGCTCACTTGTTGTTTAACAGGTCAGAGTCTCGGCCTACCTTCCATGAGAGCGGCATTTgtcctgctgttgttgttgagGTCTGTGCGGTGGATGTTTCTCAGGCAGTAATCTCTCAGCTCAGGAGTGTTACTCAGACACTGAAGGATGGAGTTCATGAAACACTGggtacagaaaaacaaaaaatattagaCAACCAGACCTGGTCAGTGCCTTCTAAGGTCAAAGCTGTTGTGCAAAGTGAAAAGTTAAACTCACTGTGTTGCCGAGGTTCCTGAGTCCCACCAGGCCCTGAGGGCTCTTGTTCTGTACAAACAGAAAGAAATTGGAGTTTAGTTGGGAAATAACACAAAAGTATTGAAGACCCAACAGATAAACAGCAATACAGCTAATAGCACAGTATGTAGATTTAAGGATTCTTTTTGGTTTATTGCCACAATGCAAAAAATCTTGTGTTCAATATCTCATCTCTTGCATATCTCTAAACCAAAAACACCTTTTTGAGCCACTTTATAGctacaaaaagccaaaaaattgcatgtaaacatatttCAAACTTGATCAAAGTGCTAAAAATCTGAGGTTGATGATATTTTGACCCCAATAATATGAAACGGTTGAActaatttaaaagcattaaaataaacttaGCTTGTTTGCTAAAAACATGCCATTAGTGGGTCGTTAATAGAGTTACTACAAGTTTCTATCCTAGGCTGTATATCATAAGTAGACATGGTTTCAAAGTCAAGCCAATGCTCAAGTACCTAATAGTTGCATGCTTTCTGAATAGGGATAATTATCAAAATCCAGTATCAACATAGCAGcagtaccaacacatctgatacctactgCACAGATTTCAGTGCTTCATTTCGGTACCTTACCACCTCGCCGCTCCaaagaaaaagcacaaaatacatCACGTGAAAAAGTTACACTTGTTTCCTTTACTCGTATGCtccattttatttctgaaatatttacaaTACAGAGACAGCCTTTATTCAGTCGCagactttaaaacactttttttcattaaaaaggtTGATTCAGACATTGTTTCAAAAGCTTTTGAGAAGTATCAATTTAGAAcccaaatcagaaaaaaaacaagtgaaaccCAATACTATTTCTGAAGGCCAGCAGGGGATGACTCCGCTggataataaaataaagcaagATTGCAAgtccatgacaaaaaaatgcaaatttataACCTCTATAAACATTTTCCAAATGACTTTATGGTCTCAATCACTAGTTCAAAGTCTGAATCAGTACAAAATCATCTACACTTTTTGGCTCATACTCTCTGACCATAAGGCAGTGTATGctttaaggcaggggttctcagcGTGTGGGTCTGGaggactagggctgaacaaattgcaaaaatttaattgccttttctttctttttaaattttttaccaTTATCATACTTGCGATTTAATGTGTGATTAATTTTCGGTTCCTCATCGTTGATAttattcaacaaacacaagcaataaaaaaaaaaaaaagcaaggaacgttttaaaaagttttcaaactgtacattttacccaattctttaaaaatgtatgcataaaattagtaaaatgcaaaataaaatcatggtcACTTGATGAgttttatgctgaaatcaattTGATGTAATGTaagactattcttgaatgtgcatggctgtgttgtACTATGCTTCTACCACCTTCAGGTGcattgggggtccccggtctctggcacctttattttggcggtcatgggctgaaaagtttgagagcCCCCAATTTAGGGCATGTCCACCAAGGTGATCTGTCAACCAGGAAAACCTTTTATCCATTGTTCTACAAATGTAgtgaattttattttcaaacaaaacaatatggtgATGCTCAAAATGACAATTTCAAAGCGTCTAAAAGGAGTTCCCAGTCAACCAATGGCAGACATGCCTCTTCTTTGAAGCTGTCTGTAGCTACAAGAACATATTTGCTTATAAATCCACTTTCTTGCTAATGACTGGATGAGCTAATATGAAATCATGGTCTTCTCTCCTTCAAATAAAATCTTTAGTATGGCTGGTTGTGTGAGAGAACGTCGCTACAAAATAAGCCTGTCAAACAGGATAGACATTTGCGTTTGTCCAGTCCACGGCTGCAAACACACGTTTGCTTATGAGGTCTCCTTCCAT from Cheilinus undulatus linkage group 12, ASM1832078v1, whole genome shotgun sequence includes the following:
- the LOC121518350 gene encoding ubiquitin carboxyl-terminal hydrolase 2-like, with amino-acid sequence MPTLRHSYTVTTPEEPAAHQPTDKSDQRRKSPPSLSRSKLVSTFMGLIINQAKNKSPQGLVGLRNLGNTCFMNSILQCLSNTPELRDYCLRNIHRTDLNNNSRTNAALMEEFAKLTHSLWTSENNEAISPSDFRNQIQRYAPKFVGCNQQDAQEFLRFLLDGLHNEVNRVTVRPKVSVEDFDHLCDEEKGKKMWNMYLEREDSKVVDLFVGQLKSSVTCTVCGFRSTVFDPFWDLSIPVAQKSSGEVTLKDCLRLFTKEDVLDGEERPTCNKCKTRRKCTKRFSIQKFPQILVLHLKRFSDSNIRTTKLSTYVNFPLKELDLREFSSESSERPVYNLYAVSNHSGNALGGHYTAYCKNQALGEWYSYNDSRVCPVSSSQVRSSNAYVLFYELSPSSHSKHQICRL